One stretch of Armigeres subalbatus isolate Guangzhou_Male chromosome 2, GZ_Asu_2, whole genome shotgun sequence DNA includes these proteins:
- the LOC134217678 gene encoding cytochrome P450 6a8-like translates to MLLYLLLSLVTLAYFWVSRRYSYWKQRSVPFVQPSFPFGNLQGLNRKHFGFLTHDVYTQLKTTGSKFGGMFFFVNPVALILDLDFAKDVFVKDFQYFHDRGVYSNEKADPITAHLVAMEGTKWKNLRAKLTPTFTSGKMKMMYPIITTVAEEFHKCMENEANNGREVEMKEFLARFTTDVIGNCAFGLECNSLTDPEAEFRKMGKKALTLSSMGFLRRVLSVTFRDLAKALGVRLSDPVVANFFMNAVRRTIEYREKNKVQRNDFMDLLIKLKNAEPIDEKSDQLGPLTFNEIAAQAFVFFLAGFETSSTAMSFCLYELAKNPELQEKARRNINETLAKHGAMTYEAVHEMRYIENCINESLRKYPPIANILRNVTKPYPVPGTNVTLEKDSRVLLPVYAIHHDPQYYPNPEQYDPDRFNPDQAASRHPMAFVPFGEGPRICIGLRFGMMQARVGLAYLLKNFRFTLSEKTASPLKILANSTVLASEGGLWLKLEKLY, encoded by the exons ATGCTGCTGTACCTTCTGCTGTCGTTGGTTACGTTGGCCTACTTCTGGGTTAGCAGACGGTATTCCTACTGGAAGCAACGTTCGGTGCCATTTGTTCAGCCCAGCTTCCCGTTCGGAAATCTTCAAGGTTTGAACCGGAAGCATTTTGGATTTCTGACGCATGATGTCTACACGCAGCTGAAGACGACCGGAAGCAAATTCGGAGGAATGTTTTTCTTTGTGAACCCGGTGGCTCTGATTTTGGATCTGGACTTTGCTAAGGACGTGTTCGTGAAGGATTTCCAGTACTTCCATGACCGTGGAGTGTACAGCAACGAAAAGGCGGACCCCATCACAGCACATTTGGTCGCAATGGAGGGAACGAAATGGAAGAACTTGCGGGCAAAATTGACTCCGACTTTCACCTCGGGTAAGATGAAGATGATGTATCCCATTATTACAACAGTTGCTGAGGAATTTCACAAATGTATGGAGAACGAAGCAAATAACGGAAGAGAAGTTGAGATGAAAGAGTTTTTGGCGCGGTTTACGACTGATGTCATCGGGAATTGTGCTTTCGGTTTGGAGTGTAACAGTTTGACGGATCCAGAAGCGGAGTTTaggaaaatgggtaaaaaagctTTGACCTTATCGTCGATGGGCTTCTTACGCAGAGTACTTAGTGTCACGTTCAGAGATTTAGCCAAAGCGCTCGGTGTGCGACTTTCCGATCCAGTAGTTgctaattttttcatgaatgcTGTTAGAAGAACCATTGAGTATCGAGAGAAAAATAAAGTTCAACGAAACGATTTCATGGATTTGCTGATCAAACTGAAAAACGCGGAACCTATTGATGAAAAGTCTGATCAACTCGGACCGTTGACATTCAATGAGATTGCTGCGCAGGCATTCGTGTTTTTCTTGGCTGGATTCGAGACATCGTCCACTGCAATGTCCTTCTGTCTGTATGAACTAGCCAAAAATCCGGAATTGCAAGAAAAAGCAAGACGCAATATCAATGAAACATTAGCTAAGCATGGAGCAATGACTTATGAAGCAGTGCATGAGATGCGATACATTGAAAATTGCATCAACG aatcccttcggaagtaccCACCTATTGCGAACATCTTGCGTAATGTGACTAAACCGTACCCGGTACCTGGCACGAACGTCACTTTGGAGAAAGACAGCCGAGTGCTACTGCCGGTGTATGCAATCCATCACGATCCACAGTACTACCCGAATCCGGAGCAGTACGATCCCGATCGGTTCAACCCGGATCAAGCTGCCAGTCGTCATCCAATGGCCTTTGTGCCGTTCGGGGAGGGTCCACGAATTTGCATTGGCCTTCGGTTCGGAATGATGCAAGCGCGGGTCGGGCTGGCGTATCTGCTGAAGAACTTCCGCTTCACACTGTCCGAGAAAACGGCCAGCCCGCTTAAAATTCTAGCAAACAGCACGGTGCTGGCGTCGGAAGGTGGATTATGGTTGAAGTTGGAGAAACTGTATTGA